The following is a genomic window from Bacillota bacterium.
GTGGACAGGCTGACGATAAGCCGCCCGACGCTACGCGCGGGCGGCGGGCAGCCGACGACCGACAGGTCGCAATCAACAAATCGCCCAAGTGGTTGGTGCGTCGCCTGCCACGGCTTCGGCTCTTGTCCGCCCCGGACGAAGAAGCGCATTATCCCGCCCACAGCCGCGCAGGAACCGAAAGCGACCAGCGTTTTGGTCTTCTCCCGTAACCGGACCAGCAACTCAACACTTTTCTGATCTTGAGCGCAAACGGCACCACCCACGAAAAAAAGATCAACAGTCTCCGGCGGCTCCGGCACATCCAGTTGCAACGGGTGATAAACTAGTTTCCCACCCTGGGGCAACGGTGTCGCGGCGCTCAAGAACGCCAACGAGCAACCGCCGCAACCCCCGATTTCGGTAAAAGCCACGCGCATACTCAATGTACCTCGCAAGGCATACAGGGATCGTACAACCGGACAATGGTCGCGCCCCATTCGGCCGGCAAACCCTTCATCGTCTCCTGCAGGACCGCAATATTAAACATCGTGGGGGGAATTACCCGGTAGTCCGCCACCCGGCCGTTGGCACCCAGTCGTACCGAATGAATGAGCACCCCCCGGGGGGCCTCATACAGCCCGGTCCCTTCCCCGGATCTCAGCGTCGTTACTTCGGCGATCACCATATCTTCCGGACTAATTATTTTTAAAAGGGTCTTTAGTCGCTCCAGACACAACCACATCTCCCAAACCCGGGCCTCGTTTGGCCCGACCAACCCTTTCCCGGAAAATTCCTTGAAAAGAGTCATCCGGGCCCGGGGACCGACCTCCACCATTTGCCGGGCGTAAAGCGCCACCATACCGGTGGACTCGCCGATCTCCACCCGGAACGCCTCCTGCCCGGAAGTGTTCGAAACAATCTCGATCAAGCCAGGGTCTATTTTCCCTTTCGCTACCGAAAAAAGACCACCGGCCAGCAAGGGCGGGATTTCAATCGCCGCCGCTTTCAGCTCCAAGTACTGCGCCTGCAGCACCCTTCCAGCCTCAAGGTGGGTCGTATACTCCCGGAGCAGCCCCTCCATACGAGCGACCAGGGCGTCCAGCTTCTCCAAGGCCTCGGAGGACAATCCTTTCCGCATCCCCCCGATGGTGATATAGGGCGAGTGGATCGGCGCGCCGCCTACCGTCTCCATAGCTGCATTGAGGTCATTATACAATTGCTGTAGCTTCGCTTTGACCATCACCGCCGCGCCGGGAATAAACATGTCATCGACCAACAGTAGTTGAGCCAAAGTATGACTCTGGAGGCGGTTGAGCACCCCGCACGCCTCCCTGAGCAACGCCCCGCCGTCAGGCACGGTGATCCCCAAGGCGTCTTCAAAAGCCATCGCCGCAGCGATCCCCTGCACCGCGTGACAAACGCCGCACACCCTTTTCATCCCCTCGACCACGAAGTAGGGGTTCTTGCCCTTGGCGAACGATTCAAAAGCCCTGATAGGCAAAACGGGCACCAGGGAGGCCTCTTTCACGATCCCGTCCGCGTTGGTCACCAAAGCCAGCCGTGCCTCACCCGCGATTCTGGTCATCAAAGTAACGGTTTTAGACATCGCCCTTCATCCCCCACTACCTCGCTCCTCATTTCTCATTAAATGTACAATCCCGGCAGCCATTAATCAAGGCTTGACCGGATATGGCACCTGACACCTGGTTATCTGCCATTACCATTAATAACTCGCGGTCTGACCCCGATTTTTTTAAGCGAAGCACTTCTTTGAACTGTAGCGTTTTATCAGGTCCTCACGGTCACTGTTGAATACCAGGAATCTAAACACCAGCGTCGTCTTCTGGCGCTCTCTCATGTGCGTGATCCCGCATTTAATCAGGAACTGGTGCACATGGTCCGTATTAAATTCCTCTTCTTGCAGGAGAGAATCAATCATGTTTGCGTACACTTTTGCGCATACCCGCCCGAAAACCGCGCCCCGGGCGTCGGGGGCAGCCAACAGCTTCCCCTCGGCGGTAAGGTGTCCGGTCGGCTCGGTGAAACCCAGGATGCAAAGCCCCTCACTCAACTGACGGGCGTCTTTTTCCGAGAGCCCCACGGTCTCCGTCAGCCAGAGGTGATCCACCGCCTCGATCCCAGGCGTTAGCCGGGCCAAAAACGCCTCCAGGCTCGGTACGCTGAAAACCGGGTAGGCCGACCTGCTCGACAAAAGCCCCCTCACCTCTCTTGGCTCGATTGCACCATAACAGATAATTCCAGAGCCGGAATTTATGATAGTTTAACCGACAAGCATACTCCCGCGGAAATCAATGCGAAATTCGCGGCTCGCGGCGGACCGCGCAGAATCACGTGACGCGGTCAACACCCCGGAATTCTCCGCGCAAAAGATTCGGCGGCCGCTCAGCGGCGACGACTTCTCCGCCGGACTTGATTCCCCCGCCGGCCCGGATATTTTTGCCGGCCCGGATGTCGGCGCCGGCCTCGATGTCCTGGTCGGCATAAATGCCCATGCCGGCCTGGACGTGCCTGGCGGTCTTGATGGTCCCGCCGGACTGGATATTTTTGCCGGCCCAGATGCTCCCGCCGGCCTGAAGGTCCCCGCCGGCTTGGAGGTCCCCGCCGGCCTGGATGTTCTCGCCGGCCTCGATGTTCTCGCCGGCCTGAATGCATCCGCCGGCCTGAATGCTTGCACCGGCCCGGATGCGCTCGCCGACCAGGACACCGCCGACCTCGATTTCCCCGCCGGCCTGGATGCCCGCGCCGGCCTCGACATCCTGGCTGGCCAGGATTTCCCCGCCGGCCTGGATGTTCTCGCCGGCCTTGATGTTGCCGCCCGCCCGGATGTTCTCGCTGGTCCGGATATTACCGCCGCTCAGGGTACCGCCGGCCTCGATGTCCTTACCGGCCTCAATGTCCTTGCCGGCCTCGACGTCCTTGCCAGCCTCGATTCCCCCGCCGACCAAGAGTGACTTGGCCGCCTTGATCGAGCTTTTCGCGACAATCGAGCCCGCGAAAAACAGGTTTTCAACCACCAGATCCTCGATCTCCAAGACGGCGCTCGTTGGACCCGCTTCCCGCATCAACCAGACCGCCCAATCGGTGCGGTCTTCCACGGCCAACACGTCCAAAACGGCCTGGTATTCCAAGCCGCCCGGGAAGCGATTTTTGAACGCCTCCCGCATTTCGGCGGGGGCTTCTTTTTCAAGGAGCCATTTCGCCGTGATCACGGTCATTATTCTCCTCCGAAAATAGAATCTTGGCTGATATTTTCATCCCCGGTGGCGACGAAGAATCGTCGTGCGCGACTCCCTCCCAGAAATTCCGGACCCCGGGGTCAAGTCCGCGCCCTATCTACAAAATAAGAATCTGTTTCAAGATTTCGTCCACGGCAGCACTCTCCCCGACGGATTAGGTTTATGTTACCACGAACCATCCGGGGCGGAAAAGGGGTACACCCCGATCCCTGACGACCTGCGCCGCCGGGCCGGCGCCGTGGGAGAAGGGTTTTAGCAAAGCTGTCGAGCGAGAGGCCTACCGAGCTTTTAAGGCCGTGGGCCTTCGGGTGCCATCTCAGGTGATGGAGCTTTAATTACCCCCAGGGAAGTGTGGTGGCACGCCTCATACTCGTACCCGAAAAGCTGTGATATGCGGGACTTTCCAAAATTGAAGCGTCAAACTTGGAATGGCGGCGTGAGGGCTAGAGAATGCGAAGCCAGTCGCGGCGTACGTACAGGATACGCTCAACGTCAACGACCTTCGCTTTTTCGTCAATCGTGAAGAAAGCAATGTGATTCTTCACGATTAATTTGCGATAACCCATCGAAGCCAAGCGCTCATCAATAACAGGAGGGTATTTTTGTGGCATATCCGCCAGACCTGCGATGGCTTCCTCAACGGTGTCCATCATCCTCAGCGCGGTTATTGGTGCGGACAGCTGCGCAGAAATGTGGCGGACGATGTCGCGCAGGTCGTTTTCGGCAGGTTCCGATATGTTCACTCTATATTTTGCCATCGGTTATTTCCTGCCGGATGTCACGCATGACATCGGCGAGGGGACGCTTCCGGCCTTCTTTTACCGCCGCTCTGCCCTCGTCAAGCAGACGGTAAAGTTCGAGCTTTCCATTAAGCATCTCAAAGGTTTCGATGCTCATGACCACGAGATCGCCTCGGCCATTCTTGGTGATGAAGACAGGTTCACGGCTTTCGTGACAGAATGCGGATATTTCGTTGTAGTTGTTTCTCAAATCTGTGCTGGACTTAATGTTCGGCATGAGATCAACCCCCCTATTCAATCTACAGACATAATACCCGAATTTCTTTAGCTTTACAAGTGTCAACGTTGGGAGGGGCGGTCAAAATCATGGTGTCCGGTTGGCCACCAAAATCAGAGCGCCCTGAACCCGCAAAGCATTGGTAGTGCGGGTTTTAGTCTTCCGCATCTTGAAAATGGCCCGAAACTGTCGAACCCCGCTGGTGAAAAAAATCTCGGGCCGAAACCCGAAGACTCCGCGGCTGGTGTGCAAGAAATGGGCCGTACGTTCCGCAACCCGGCCTTACTGCAGCATTGGATGGATAATTTTCACTTCGGCCTGATTCTTCAGGCCTTCCATCTCCTATCTCGATTGCCCGCAGAGATGACAGAAGCGAAAAAGCAAGGCCCCTCTGCCAGGGCATGGATACCACCCTTGGACGCGACGAGGATGAGCGGCTGTGATCCTGATTGATTCCTAATAAGGACCGCGTTTCGAGTGGGGAAGGACGGCGAACATCCGTGCCGGTTTGCCCCATCCAAGGCAGCGGAACCACCGGTGTTGTTCTAGAACTCGGGCGGCAACTCGGCGATCTCGGCCATGCTGAACACCGGGCCGTCCAGGCACACGAACTTGGCGCCGATGTTGCAGCGGCCGCACTTGCCCACGCCGCACTTCATCCGCAGCTCGAGCGTCGAGTAAATCTGGTCGTCCGCAAAACCGAGCTTTTTCAGGGCCGCCAACACGAACCTGATCATCACCGGCGGGCCGCACAATACGGCGCACTTGTGCTCCGGGCGCGGGGCGACCTTTTCCAGGTAGGCCGGCACGAAGCCGACGTGCCCGGTCCACCGCGCCTCCGCCCGGTCGATGGTGCTGTACACCACCGTGTCGGGTTTCTTGTGCCAGCCGTCCAGCAACTGGGCTTTGAAGCAGAGGTCGTCGTACGACCGCGCTCCGTAGAGGATTTCCACCCGGCCGTACCGGGGTCGGTTTTCCGCCGCCAGGACGAAGTCGATCAGCGAGCGCAGGGGCGCCATTCCGATCCCGCCGCCCACGAACAGGAGGTCTTTGCCCTGGAACTTTTCGTACGGGAAGTGGTTCCCGTAGGGCCCGCGCACTCCGATCCGGCCCCCGGCCTCCATTTCGTGCAGCGCCCGGGTGAGCTTCCCCATCCGCTTGATGCTGAACTCCAGGGAGTCGCGCCGGGTGGGCGCCGAGCTGATCGAGAACATCGCCTCGCCTGCGCCGAACACGGAGAGCATGGCCAACTGTCCAGGCTCGTGGCGCCAGCCGGCCGCCGCCTGCGAGTTGTCCAGGGTGATCCGGAAGGTCTTCACGTCGCCTGTTTCCGGAATAATCTCCCGGATGGTGGCCCGGTAGGGCAAAAGCGGGTTGCGCTCGCCGCTCACCTATCCCACCTCCTTGATCTCGGCGATCACCCTGGTGATGTCGATGTTCACCGGGCAGGCGGCGATGCAGCGCCCGCAGCCGACGCACCCGGGCAGGCCGTAGCGGTCCAGGTGGTAGGAGAGCTTGTGCAGGAAGCGGTTGCGCACCCGCTCCATTTTCGAACCCCGCGGGTTGTGGCCGCTGGTGTGCAGGGTGAAGTCCCGGAACATGCAGGAGTCCCAGCAGCGCCAACGGGTGCCGGTCCGGTCGCCGCGGTCCTCGTCGACGATGTCGAAGCAGTGGCAGGTCGGGCAAAGGTAGGTGCAGATCCCGCAGCCCAGGCAGCGGTGGGCCGGTTTTCCCCAGTAGGAACTCTCAAAAAGCGCGTCCGCCTTCTCCTTCACGCCCGCCAGGTCCACCCGGCGGTTGAACCGGGCCTCCAGCTCGCGGCCCAGGGCGGCCTTCGCCCGCACCGCCTCTTCGGCGCCCTCGGGCGGGAAGAACTCAGCGCAGCGCCGGACCAACTGCTCCCCCTTCGGGGTCAGGACTTCGGCCAGGTAGGACTCACCAACCCGGGTGAGCATTAGGTCCGCTCCCTGCCCGTCCACCGGGGAACCGCCGTACGCCGCGCAGAAACACTCCGGCCGGACCGTGGTGCAGCCCAAGCCCACGACGGTGGTGTACTCGCGTTTGTCCCGGTAGTATACGTCCGCAAAGCGCCCGCCGAACACCGGGTCCAGGGCCGCGAAACCCCGCAGGTCGCAGGGGCGCACCCCGAAGAGCACGCTCGCCGTAATCCCGGGCGGCTCTTTCAGTTCCAGGCCGTCCGCCGCGTTGTAGCTGAAAAGCCGCTCGGTCTGGGGGAAAAAGTGCGCCTTCGGCGGGACCAGCGGCAGGCCGAAGTCCAGGCACACCTCCCGGCCCCCGTCCACCCGGCGGTAAAGGACCACGCCGTCCTCCTGCACGGGGGCCGTCAGGCGATATTTCTGCGCGATCCGGTCCAGGAGCGGGACCATCCGCCCGCCGGCCAGAACCCTGGCTGCAGTCAACAGTTTTACACCTCTTTGAGAAACCCTACCCTGAAAATCCCCTCTCCCTCTGGGAGAGGGCCGGGGTGAGGGGTATTTTCATCCTTCCGATGGTGCCGCTAGAGCGGCATGGGTGTCTATTTGAACTCGTCGGGGTCGGCCTCTTGATACCCGCTCAAAAGCGGCGTTTCTTCCGGGCTCACCCCGGCGGCGGCCGCGCCGAACAGTTCCTGCGCGTCCTTTTGCACCTTGCGGTACAACTCGCGCAGGGGGATGTTCACCGGACACACCCGGCCGCATTCATCGCAATCGACGCAGCGGCCGGCGACATGCATCATCCGGCCCAGGTGAAAAAAGCCGTTTTGACCGGGATCGGTCCGCTTGCTGACCCAGCACACCCCCTGCTGCCATCCCGGCACGGCCTGTTCAAAGGAACACTCCTTGCAGTTGCAGGCCGGGCAGACGTTGCGGCAGGCGTAGCAACGCAGGCACCGGGCGAACCGGCGCTCCCAGAACGCGCTTTTGGCCGCCGGCTCGAGCGACTCCAGCCGCTTCACCGCCGCGAAGCGGTCGCTATCGGGGAGCGCCGGCGACGGCACCACCGGTCCGATCAACTTGTCGGCCGTGAGCGGCACGTTGTGCGCGCACTCCAGGCACTTGGCCAGCAGGAAATCCCGCTTGGGAAACTCGAAGCTGCCCCGGCCGGCCTGTCTGCCGTGCCGGACACGGCACAGGCAGGTGGTCAAAAGGTACCCGTCGCCCCGGTCCTCCGCCGCCAGCAGCTCGGCGTCCGGCCCCACTTCCGCCAGCACCTTCGCGCGGTCGAGCATCCCGCCGCACGGCAGGCCCAGCGCCACCACCCGCTCCCGCGCAAACTGGCGGTCGGCCAGGATGCGGTTCAAGCCCCGGCTGTCGCAGCCCTTCACGAACACGGCCAGGCGGGTGCCGGCGTAACGGTGGTCCAACAGGTACTTCACCAGGCTGGGCACGCAAAACGGGTTCCAGGTCAGCCGCGCGGCCTGCCGGACACTGGAGGCGAAAAAGGGCATCATCCGGGCCGGGTCGGTGCCCGGCGCGTACCCGATCACGTACTTGACCCGTTCTTCCTTGATCAGTTGGGCGGCTACCCGCCGCACTTCGTCGGCGGTCTGCTTCACCGGTCATCCCTCATCTTCCGGTTCGGGCCCAGGGCGCGGATCTGTTCGGTCATCTCCCGCACCGTGTCCACCATCTTACCCCCCTCGGAACCCGAGATCCAGCGCAGCTGAAAACGGCCCGGCTCGAAACCGGCGTACTCCAGGAGCCGCTTGAACAACAGGAACCGCCGCCGGGCGTGGTAGTTGCCACTAACATAGTGGCAGTCGCCCGGGTGTCAGCCGGAAACCAGGACCCCGTCCGCGCCCCGCTGAAAGGCGCGCAGGACAAAGGCCGGGTCGACGCGGCTGGAGCACGGCACCCGCATGATCCTGACGTTCGGGGGATAAGTCATCCGGCTCACCCCGGCCAGGTCGGCCCCGGCGTAGCTGCACCAGTTGCAGAAAATCGCCAATATCTTCGGTTCCCATTCACGGGAAAGGTTTACAGACATAAGGCCTCCAACTCCGCCAGTATTTGCTCGTTGGTAAACCCGCGCACCTCGACGGCTCCGGCCCGGCAGGCCGCGTTGCAGGCCCCGCAACCCCGGCACAGCCCGGTGTTCACCTTGGCCACCACCCGTTCCCGGGGCGCATGGCCGCCGATCCGCTCGGTGATCACTCCCGCTTCCAGCGCCCGGTACGGGCAAACCGGCACGCACAACAGGCAGCCGGAACAAAGCGCCTCGTTCACCGCCGACACCATGGGGCTGGTGACCAGCTCCGGCCGGGACAGGAGCCCGGCCACCTTCGCCGCCGCGCCGCCGGCCTGGGCGACGGTGTCCGGAATGTCCCTGGGCGCCTGGCAGGCGCCGGCCAAAAACACCCCGCCGGTGTGGGTTTCCACCGGCCGGAGTTTCGGGTGCGCTTCCTGGAAAAAGCCGTCCCGGTCGGCACTGATGCCGAGCAGGCGCGCCACGGCCGCCGCCCCCGCGGCCGGTTCCACGGCCGTGGCCAGCACCACGAGGTCCGCGTCCACTTCCACCGGCCGTCCGAGCAACGTGTCCGCGCCCTTTACCACCAGCCGCCCGCCGTCCCGGTAGATTTTCGAGACCCGCCCGCGGATGTACACAGCCCCCTCCCGGACGGCCCGCTGGTAGAACTCCTCGTAGTCCTTGCCCGCCGTGCGGATGTCCATGTAAAACACGAACACCCGCGCCCCCGGCACCTTCTCCAGCATCTGGAGGGCGTGCTTGGCGGTGTACATGCAGCAGATCCGGGAGCAGTACGCCCGGCCCTTGGATTCGTCCCGCGACCCGACGCACTTCACGAAGACCACCGTTTGCGGCACGGCCCCGTCCGACGGGCGCCGGACCTTGCCCCCGGTGGGCCCGGCCGCGTTCACCAGCCGCTCGAACTGCAGGCCGGTAATCACGTCCGGGTACTTGCCGTAGCCGTATTCCCCGTACGCCCCGGCCCAGTCGAAGAGGCTGAAGCCGGTGGCGGCGACCACGGCCCCGACCTTTTCGACCGCCGTTCCCTCTTCCTGCTCGTAGTCCACCGCGCCGACCGGGCAGAGCTTTTGGCAGATCCGGCATTTGCCGGTCGTAAAATAACGGCAGTGTTCCCGGTCGATCACCGGCTTGTTGGGCACGGCCTGGGGGAAGGGAATGTAGATCGCCTTCCGGTCGCCCATGCCGGCGTCGAATTCGCTGGGCACCCGCGTCGGGCACTTCTCCCAGCAGATGCCGCAACCGGTGCACTTCTCGTGGTCCACGTAGCGGGCCTTTTGCCGGATGGCGGCCTCGAAATTGCCGATGAAGCCGGTAAGGCTCTCGACCTCGGCCCAGGTGTACAGCCGGATGTTCGGGTGGGAGGCCGCCGACACCATCTTCGGGGTGTTGATGCACGCCGAGCAATCCAGGGTGGGAAACGTCTTGTCCAGCTTGGCCATATTCCCGCCGAGCGTCGGTTCCCGCTCCACCAGGACCACCTCGTGCCCGGCGTCGGCCACGTCCAGGGCCGCCTGAAGCCCGGCGATCCCGCCGCCGATGACCAGGCAGCGCCCGGTGACCGGAATCCTGGATCCGAAGAGCGGCTGGAGGCGGTTCGCCTTGGCCGCGGCCCGCCGGACCAGACTCAGCGCCTTTACCTGGGCGCGCTCCGGCTCATGCCCGTGCACCCAGGTGCAGTGCTCGCGGATATTGGCCATCTCCACCAGGTAAGGGTTCAGCCCGGCGCGCGCCAGAACCTTGCGGAAGGTTTCCTCGTGCAGGCGCGGGGAGCAGGAGGCGACCACCACCCGG
Proteins encoded in this region:
- a CDS encoding 4Fe-4S dicluster domain-containing protein, with translation MRVAFTEIGGCGGCSLAFLSAATPLPQGGKLVYHPLQLDVPEPPETVDLFFVGGAVCAQDQKSVELLVRLREKTKTLVAFGSCAAVGGIMRFFVRGGQEPKPWQATHQPLGRFVDCDLSVVGCPPPARSVGRLIVSLSTTAKGKFNLYKKLTTISHISCFNLLDENIDTGLCTGCGLCAVSCPGLAIEMVDQIPEFSVEKCIRCGVCYACCPQLIKRWRKEEREENREVRGCK
- a CDS encoding nickel-dependent hydrogenase large subunit, translated to MSKTVTLMTRIAGEARLALVTNADGIVKEASLVPVLPIRAFESFAKGKNPYFVVEGMKRVCGVCHAVQGIAAAMAFEDALGITVPDGGALLREACGVLNRLQSHTLAQLLLVDDMFIPGAAVMVKAKLQQLYNDLNAAMETVGGAPIHSPYITIGGMRKGLSSEALEKLDALVARMEGLLREYTTHLEAGRVLQAQYLELKAAAIEIPPLLAGGLFSVAKGKIDPGLIEIVSNTSGQEAFRVEIGESTGMVALYARQMVEVGPRARMTLFKEFSGKGLVGPNEARVWEMWLCLERLKTLLKIISPEDMVIAEVTTLRSGEGTGLYEAPRGVLIHSVRLGANGRVADYRVIPPTMFNIAVLQETMKGLPAEWGATIVRLYDPCMPCEVH
- a CDS encoding type II toxin-antitoxin system RelE/ParE family toxin, with protein sequence MAKYRVNISEPAENDLRDIVRHISAQLSAPITALRMMDTVEEAIAGLADMPQKYPPVIDERLASMGYRKLIVKNHIAFFTIDEKAKVVDVERILYVRRDWLRIL
- a CDS encoding type II toxin-antitoxin system Phd/YefM family antitoxin translates to MPNIKSSTDLRNNYNEISAFCHESREPVFITKNGRGDLVVMSIETFEMLNGKLELYRLLDEGRAAVKEGRKRPLADVMRDIRQEITDGKI
- a CDS encoding FAD/NAD(P)-binding protein; this translates as MSGERNPLLPYRATIREIIPETGDVKTFRITLDNSQAAAGWRHEPGQLAMLSVFGAGEAMFSISSAPTRRDSLEFSIKRMGKLTRALHEMEAGGRIGVRGPYGNHFPYEKFQGKDLLFVGGGIGMAPLRSLIDFVLAAENRPRYGRVEILYGARSYDDLCFKAQLLDGWHKKPDTVVYSTIDRAEARWTGHVGFVPAYLEKVAPRPEHKCAVLCGPPVMIRFVLAALKKLGFADDQIYSTLELRMKCGVGKCGRCNIGAKFVCLDGPVFSMAEIAELPPEF
- a CDS encoding 4Fe-4S dicluster domain-containing protein, whose product is MTAARVLAGGRMVPLLDRIAQKYRLTAPVQEDGVVLYRRVDGGREVCLDFGLPLVPPKAHFFPQTERLFSYNAADGLELKEPPGITASVLFGVRPCDLRGFAALDPVFGGRFADVYYRDKREYTTVVGLGCTTVRPECFCAAYGGSPVDGQGADLMLTRVGESYLAEVLTPKGEQLVRRCAEFFPPEGAEEAVRAKAALGRELEARFNRRVDLAGVKEKADALFESSYWGKPAHRCLGCGICTYLCPTCHCFDIVDEDRGDRTGTRWRCWDSCMFRDFTLHTSGHNPRGSKMERVRNRFLHKLSYHLDRYGLPGCVGCGRCIAACPVNIDITRVIAEIKEVG
- a CDS encoding 4Fe-4S dicluster domain-containing protein translates to MKQTADEVRRVAAQLIKEERVKYVIGYAPGTDPARMMPFFASSVRQAARLTWNPFCVPSLVKYLLDHRYAGTRLAVFVKGCDSRGLNRILADRQFARERVVALGLPCGGMLDRAKVLAEVGPDAELLAAEDRGDGYLLTTCLCRVRHGRQAGRGSFEFPKRDFLLAKCLECAHNVPLTADKLIGPVVPSPALPDSDRFAAVKRLESLEPAAKSAFWERRFARCLRCYACRNVCPACNCKECSFEQAVPGWQQGVCWVSKRTDPGQNGFFHLGRMMHVAGRCVDCDECGRVCPVNIPLRELYRKVQKDAQELFGAAAAGVSPEETPLLSGYQEADPDEFK
- a CDS encoding hydrogenase iron-sulfur subunit, encoding MSVNLSREWEPKILAIFCNWCSYAGADLAGVSRMTYPPNVRIMRVPCSSRVDPAFVLRAFQRGADGVLVSGUHPGDCHYVSGNYHARRRFLLFKRLLEYAGFEPGRFQLRWISGSEGGKMVDTVREMTEQIRALGPNRKMRDDR
- a CDS encoding CoB--CoM heterodisulfide reductase iron-sulfur subunit A family protein encodes the protein MARTGVFVCWCGSNIGGVVDCPGLAAEAARLPGVVMSVDEKYMCSEPGQNKIIEAVREHRLNRVVVASCSPRLHEETFRKVLARAGLNPYLVEMANIREHCTWVHGHEPERAQVKALSLVRRAAAKANRLQPLFGSRIPVTGRCLVIGGGIAGLQAALDVADAGHEVVLVEREPTLGGNMAKLDKTFPTLDCSACINTPKMVSAASHPNIRLYTWAEVESLTGFIGNFEAAIRQKARYVDHEKCTGCGICWEKCPTRVPSEFDAGMGDRKAIYIPFPQAVPNKPVIDREHCRYFTTGKCRICQKLCPVGAVDYEQEEGTAVEKVGAVVAATGFSLFDWAGAYGEYGYGKYPDVITGLQFERLVNAAGPTGGKVRRPSDGAVPQTVVFVKCVGSRDESKGRAYCSRICCMYTAKHALQMLEKVPGARVFVFYMDIRTAGKDYEEFYQRAVREGAVYIRGRVSKIYRDGGRLVVKGADTLLGRPVEVDADLVVLATAVEPAAGAAAVARLLGISADRDGFFQEAHPKLRPVETHTGGVFLAGACQAPRDIPDTVAQAGGAAAKVAGLLSRPELVTSPMVSAVNEALCSGCLLCVPVCPYRALEAGVITERIGGHAPRERVVAKVNTGLCRGCGACNAACRAGAVEVRGFTNEQILAELEALCL